The region aacactttttcacaccactgtagtgataacttccatttacccaaaaatacactttataccttttattcaattccttccgagtattcactacatatatgatatgattctggaaagacatggatgtaaactgtaaattgactggttggcggaggcaCACCACCCCTGAGGGGATAATTCTGGTTGTATAGACAACACAAGGAAAAAtcaacaaagaaaagaacatgACCTGGACAACACAGGGTCTGGGGGAGTAAGACTAGAAAGAGTTAAAACTACGAATATAAATTGTTGTGGGCTGACTTGGTAGTAGTGGATATTCTTACCTAGCTGCTTGTTGCAAGTAGAATCATTTTAGAGATACTGTATGATCATTAATTATAACAGATGCATAAGAGAAATGGTATActaataagacaaataatacattaatataatatttcgCTCATACTTCCAAAGGTGTCCAAGATGGTCAAAAACCTTTGTTGCATCTAATGATGCTATACATAGTGTTTTGGGATAGTTAGTGCAATGTATAGTTATATCTTTGGGTTAGttgcattaaaggaatagtttgacattttgaaatatactCTTATTTGCTTCTtgggttagatgagaagtttgaTAGCACTCTCACATCTGTGCGTTAAGTATGGCTCTGGTTCCAGGAGGGGATTAACTTAGTTTTGCATATAGATTGAAAACAGGTTGAAACAGCTAGCttgtccaaagtttaaaaaatccacctacaagcactgctaaagcttactaattaacatatatatatctcatttgttaatccatacacaaacagaaatgtaaaatggttTTTAGGGGAAGTTACATGCTTTAAATAGAGATGTCAGGTCGGGGCTAGtctctgttccactagcttctgtaactcaatgcagTCTCTCATTGAccatttctttcatcagtcagtctttctgaaaaaatcGAACTTGTTCCTGGGGCTGACACATTTGCATCCACTAGCACTTGGTATTAGAAGTTTGAaacctttgtgattttaacaaagttaaacaatgaTAACTTTGTGAGCATTTAAAAAACTACAGATCCCATGAAAATATACCAGTGTGGCAGCGCGGGTATTTACATCATCGTAACTTGGTTTTGTCCATATCCATAAATTCACCAACGCTCTCTTTTAAAGTAATGTTCGCAACTGTTTATCTGTagtctctgctgtctaaaaacatCTGCACTGCACCTCTCCTTCCTGTTGTTGttacagacatgtctgaacTAACCTGTCAAtgtgagttttaattttttaatcaaCTAACCAAATACATCGGTCATCTGTCTCTCACGCCTCTCATAGTCAAGCTTCTCTTCCTGGTTTTATTACAAGAAGAAGCGCTTGCACAAGAATTTGCTGTATAATAAATGCTTTGCAAGTAGCTAAGGCACAAGCTACATTTTCCTGCACTAAATGTTTACTTCAGAAATTGTATGAATACTTATTATCAAGGTAGGTCAGAGTCACCGTGCAACAGCTGCCttgagtaatttttttttcctctagtCAAGTTTAGAAGTCTGCCTCATGAAAATCAATGTCCTTTTCTACAACATAACTACTATATTTGGTTGTTTGGTTCATTAAGTTCCATCTGTCCTTGTAACTATGTCCATCCCCGCCATTtacctctgtgtgttttatgtatgaGGTGTATATAATAAAAGTTGTGAAATAATTGCTTACAAATAACTTTACTTTGtaacagactgtgtgtgtgtgggtgtgggtgtgggtgtgtgtgtgtgtgtgtgtgtgtgtgtgtgtgtgtgggtgtgggtgtgggtgggtgtgtgggtgggtgggtgggtgggtggtgaAGTGGATGATCTTGTCATTAATGCAAAATCTTTACTCAGCACGGTGGTTCTTTGATTATGTCAACAACTTGAGTAAACCGAACAGGCAGCTGAATCCATGCGAAGCGTGATACAGGTAACTACAGAATTATACTAGTGGACTGCTTGTCGTTCAATGCAATTCATCCCCAGACATCATGTGACGAATAGCTCCTGTACGGTCGCGCTACGTTAAACAGTGGCCATACATCATGATGCAAATTCAAacacaaagatgaaataaaGAATGTGCATTGCAACATTTAATCTGATTCTCATGCTGCTGCCCACTGACATAGTTTTAAAGCTATTGTTATCCAATTTATGCTCTCCAATCGTcttaaaatgcacatatttaGATCAGGGAAATCAAAACCTCTGTTTTtggacctcagtatttctaaaacccTGCGTGCGGCCCTGTTTGTAACtgcctgaaaaagaaaaaaaaagttagaaatCCCACATTATACTGAGTGCTTGCTGAAATCATGCTCTTTTTAGAATAATTAAGTTGATTTTCATTAAGTTTACGTGCAAGAATTAGTCAGGTAATCAGATGTaattacatttctctctctAAACAGTGTTTTCGTCACCTTTAGTGGCTATCAAATAGTGGACTTAATTATAATTGAGATAACATTTGGGTTTTTGCATGTCTAGTCCAGCGAAAGTGTATTCGCAGCACTACCCACACAAGCAAGCAgccaaaagcaaaagcaaatagACGCCGTCCTCCTGTCTCAGATAAGGACATTGGTGCCCTGAAGCTGAGCGGTTTGAAagcatttttaatacatttcgCACAGCATGACATTAACATGCTTGTTCCACAGCAGTTCTCTTGCATGTTGCTTGGTTGATTGCTCCACCACTTCAGTCCAGACTGAagtgtctcaacaactattggatggattgccatggaatttggtacagatattaatgttcccttcaggatgaatttgGTTGAACTTTGGTTGACGTTTAATCTAGAACCATCGTGAgatgaacatttttctttttctttggtttatgaccagataccagaacatttaatgacatatcagcctcagctgttttttatttaaagtgctAATTTGCacgttagcaaatgttagcatgctacataacacacattatacctactaaacatAATTCACATTATCATTGGGGGGGGGAATCATTTTTTCAATACTTCATGCCAGTATTTGACTGACTCCACAAACTACATTTCCATGCCTGATCTGtatctctcactctgtcttttATGAGCTGCCCGGCAGAACTCGTATTTGCTCACATATGTCGGCACCATTTGATTTTCCACTCCCCTCTGCACTTCATGTTCCACCGCTGTACTATGGTACATCTGTCCTTCCTCGCAGTGTCATTATCTATCTGACAGCCAAACATGACCTCTGTTTTCACACGCCACCTCTTCCTCATTACTGCTGCTCACCAGAGGAGAAAACACACTTGTAGCCCTGCTTTAATTttggttgggttttttttttttttttttttttttgcttcagatGTTGCTGAGatgaaaggaaggagggagagctGAATCTGAATCGTGGGGAACTGTTCAGATGGTTTTCCACTTTAGACCagtgatgtttcttttttgCCTCCCTCAACACACACCTCTTGATTGCATCTATTTGTTTTTCCGATGTAATGAGCACCTCACCCTTATGCTatcatgtttttaactgtgcatggcttttttctgtctgtctattgAAGTTGGTGTGGGGGGGTGGTACACTAGGTAACACACTGATGAAACCACCTATTCTCACACAAGAGTACATTATTCTTCAGCTGCCCCGAGACATACACATACTTGAAAGACACTGAGTCATGACtcataacaaaaacattcatagGACACAGAGGGTCAGTGTGGCTCTTTTTCTTCAACACCAGCAAAGATCTTGTTTATCTGAGCAGGACGCctccagaatttttttttattaaagttaaCAGAAGCTTGGAGCGGGCCGAGCAGTGTTGTCCACTGACTCTGTGACGCACACTCTGTAGTATGTTAACCTGATACAACACTGACACGGACAATACGCTTACTCATTATCCCAGAGTTTAAAGGCTCAGGGGCCAGTCACACGTAACGGGGGTATGGGGAGTTCTTTGGTGGGAACACAAGTGGAAAGCATTTATCTGGTTGCAACTCGGTTTGTTATAGTTGCTTTTAGCACAGTGGTTAGTTGTTTGAAGCTCAGTTTGGAATCTTTGCAGGAATAAATGTGTACTTGTCTTGAAGGTTCTGTGGTCATACTGCAAGAGATGATAAAAATCATTCATCTGTCTTTGCGGTTCCAGTTTGATTATGACAGAAGAAAGGTTAATGATTATAAATTGTCTGTAGCTTGAAATCTAACTTTTAGAACATGAAACATACATGACTGAATTAATATAAGAATGAATAAGAAGACACAATTCTTCTACTGACATTGacaaataaactgtatttttactcTGTAGTAGTTATTCCACTGCTGATCCccgatctgcttaatgaggtcaGTATCGGTACCGATACTGAATTGGACATCCCTCGTCCAGGCTGCATggtgacatttacatttaaagctGATGGCTGTCAGAAGTCActagccaggtttccatccaaattttaCACTCCAGGTAATCAGCAGAAGAAATTGCAAATGGATGTGCTTTTCCACCCACTACCCAGGTGCTCATCCAGGCGCTTGTCATCTCTCATCTGCGCTACTACAACCCCCTCCTCACCgttcatttgttcatttaaaaggGATGCACTTCCGAACATTCAATCAGtcaagctttatttgtatagcacctttcatacaggttagtgcagttcaaagtgcttcacatatgACAGACAACATGATAATAAGACAGCAGTGTAGACTGTAATAGAgtgagataaaataataaaatagttagatttaaaaaaatagacaaaaaattggataaaatatttaaaaagacagcaaagtaaaaacaaatcaattcaatcataaatacaataaaataatataataaaaataattaaataatcataataaaataaagtaaataatgtcTACAAACCAGTCTTAATCAAAGGCCTGGCTGAAGAGGtaggttttcagtttttgtttaaaaatgtcaacacttCCAGCTGCTCTCAAATCCGCTGGCAGACTGGGTAGACCAGACGGcagagcattacagtagtccTGCCTGCTCGACATAAAAGCATGCATCAGTTTGTCTGTGTCACTCAGAGAGTTTTTGATTACATGTAGTTCTCATTCCTGTCAAGTTCAATGCAAGTCAGTCTTCACACCTGCTGAATGAGCCACATTAAAGCAGCAAAAATTCATTTTGGAATCAACACGCATGAATAAACTGTTCTGGTGCCTCCAGGCCCTTTAACCCAGCAACTGCCTCCCCCTTCAGCCTCAAAAACTCCATTCAACTTTATGAAGcactactgaaaaaaaaagctttgctCCACCTCCATACACACATCTTTTGCTTTTGTAATAACTGTTATTGTTCATTGCAGACAAATGACTGTGGAAATTGACAGTATATGTTgacagatgtacacacacacacacacacaaagctacTCAGTTATGAGTTTTTTTCCCTCATTTAAGTCATGGATTCATTTGGATAAAATTGTACCATGAGTGACCCCTTTTGGTTACTTTGGTAACTGCAGCATCTCAATCCTCAGCCATTGCACAGAAGGCTGCTACAGGCTCCTTCTGCCTGGTGTCATGAATAGGTAGCTGCAGCAGTTACTGTggatatgaatgaataaataaatgaatgtgacTGTGTACAATAATACTAACTCACCTAAACAACTGTAGCCTAATCTTGAAGTGCAAAGATGTGTTCAGTGTATTactttgcatattttttttccttttgcaaGCATgagaataaactgaaaacagggttCAGTGCTGCTTGTTgttaactaaaaataaaaaataaactgcactTTTAAGGCCACTTGATGAGTAGAACTGTCTAGCAACATATTTGCTGGGTCTAGACAAAACTCACATCCGCTGTCCAGGTTTAATATTTTAGGAAAATGTCCAAGGTTCACCCTTGCAACAGAGTGTACCAACCCGGGTTAAATGCCGGAAGAAACGTCACTAATTAACTTGGTACTGTTCCGTGTAAGTTCTTATTTTGCTGTTACGCCCCCGCGTCAGTTGCCCTGCCCCATCGCCTTAATATTATACATTGTACTAGTTTTCGGAGGGTCTGTCTGTTGCTGTTTCCCAGCGCTCCCGTCTTCATTAGAAATGACAGACTGACGCACCAGTGAGCGTTTGGTCCGCTTTTCCCAGCGCTCAATGGAGCGCCCTGAGCTGTGACGTCGACGGGAGGAGGGGTCCGCCGTGCGCTTAAATACACGGCTCCAGTCCGGACTTCAGACAGAAACGCACAGCAAAGCAAGCTACAGCATCTGCACTTACCGAAGGCTTCTCATCCGCCTTTTACGCACGCACAGTGCACGAACCCGGGTATAACCATGATTAAGAAAATGTCGCCCTCCGATAGCGATTTTGACATCCCAGCAAAGAACTGCTACAGGATGGTGATTTTGGGATCCACCAAAGTTGGGAAAACGGCCATCGTGTCCCGGTTCCTGAACGGGAGGTTCGACGAGCAGTACACGCCGACCATCGAGGACTTCCACAGGAAACTGTACAGCATCAAGGGAGACGTTTACCAGCTAGACATACTGGATACATCAGGGAACCACCCTTTCCCCGCCATGAGGAGACTGTCCATACTGACAGGTACTTATCAACAgatgtgtctttctgtttttgcaaGAAGAATAGTTATAGAGAACCAGAAAGCAATGACGATCGTGTAAAAGTGCACTTTGAATGCTGCACAAACTGTGCGCGCCGTGCGCCTTGAGCGCATGGCTGCAGGATGCACCAGTGCATTTTATAGGCTACTGTAGGGTTAGAAAACACACAGGTTGCATGTCTAACAGTTTGCATGCGTCGAAAGCAAGCCAAGTTAACCAAAGcatccttctctccctccaggTGACGTGTTCATCCTCGTCTTCAGCCTTGACAACCGAGACTCCTTCCAGGAGGTGCAGCGGCTCAAGCGGCAGATCTTCGAGACCAAGTCGTGCCTGAAAAACAAGATCAAAGAGAACATCGATGTGCCTCTGGTCATCTGCGGGAACAAGGGCGACAGAGGGTTTCACCGGGAGGTGCAGCAGGAGGAGATCGAGCAGCTGGTGGCCGGGGACGAGAAGTGCGCGTACTTCGAGATCTCCGCCAAGCGCAACGAGAACGTGGATAAGATGTTTCAGACTCTGTTTACCTTGGCCAAACTACCTCACGAAATGAGCCCCGACCTTCACCGAAAGGTATCCGTGCAGTACTGCGACATGCTTCACAGAAAgtctctgaaaaacaagaagaTGAAGGACATTGGGGAGGCGTATGGTATCGTTACTCCGTGCGCCCGGAGACCCAGCGTGCACAGCGACCTCATGTACATTAAGGAGAAGGCCATAGGAGGCGGCCAGGGCAAAGACAAAGAGCGGTGTGTGATCAGTTAGGCAGGCTGCGAGGCGcaaactcaaaacaaatctttgaAAGTAGACGGAGCCTGGTGCGTCAGCTTGAGAGGCGACCTCTGCTGCCGGCTGCGCTCAAACTGACACAGGCGGTGTGGAGTCGCCGAGGCCGCCGCGCGCTCTGGCGCAGCGCTGTTTCCAAGGACACTGACTGGACACGCGAGTCCGCTAAAACtgccaaaaacagaaaaaaacaaaacaaaaaaacaacattgccCACGCGACATGTGAGAATGTAAGCTTGTTCTGTCAATCAGAGCCCAATGTGTGACGTGGCTTCATACCTTGTGAGACTCGCGCATTGATgcgtgaaatgtgttttgttgacGTCATGCCTTTTACAGATGTcagaggggagagaaaagagactcTTGGCTCAATGTTGGGGTCTTGTTTACATCTTATCGTAGATTTTATAATGGCTAAGTACACTTGAATGTTTTGTTGCGATctgaactgttttgttttttatagtgaatgtatatttattgtcactgtcattttttttcaaagaagTCAAACAAAATcgtaaaatacaataaaaataacacaaactaaaacttatttttctgcttttcatttcTTCTATCTTAAGTTATTTCTATACTCTTATACTGTCTATACTACACAACCCAAATATGCCTGCTTTTCACTTCATTTGTATCCAGAAGCCCCATGCAGTGAACACACACGCTGATACTACTGCCAAGTTTGAACCCCTCAGGCACCCTGCATTGTGCAATTTTGCGGAATAAGCATCGGTGGGCCAAATAACGGACATCTCTCGGCGTCCGCACAGTTTCCATTCATAAATCTCAGTATTCTCCGGAACAAAAATCCAGAAACGTGTGTCTCATTGCTGCAAAACCGATACAAATATCGAAATTGCCCAGCTGTCCTGCAGAATATAACATGATCAGAAAAGCTTTCAGCCTgcaaaattcacaaacaccCTTAATACAGTGTAGATCTGCATGTGGCCCCTGGATCCAAACAGGAATAATGTTCATCAGATAAAGACAATATAGCACAGAGAAACTGGTTTCTGAGAAAGCAGGCCTTTCATGGATGTTTGAACAGGAAAGGAAATCAGTCTGATAGGAAACCATCTTATTGGTGTCACAAATCAGATCTGTTTGCACCACTGTGACTCCAGCTTTAGTAAAACAACCCAACTCCTAAGCCTTAATGAATTCACATGAATGAAGTggaccctcctcctccacctttcACTTTCTCCGCCATCACAATGACTGAAGTGCCCTTGAGAGGGAAGCTTAAGTGAAATTTGTGAATACGTGTGAATattcatatgcacacacacacgttacattttcaatttaaaaaaacaaatcgtGATGAGCTGTTACATGAGTTGGCAGATTAAACCCCTTTAGCAACAAAATGATCACTATGCCTGCATTTTAATAACAGGCTGTACGACAAATACGCCCCGCACAGCACGCTGGAGAATTGTAACACCTTGCTTTAAGAGGTTCAACCTTTTCCCCTGAGATGAAGCAGAAACACGCTGTCCAGTACGTTCCCTCTCTCTGACGTGACGGCTCCTCACTATCAGCAATAATCCTGTATACTGTGTACTgtcaattcacacacacacacacacacacacacagagggagagagagagagatcctgcgtgtgtgtgagagagagaaagtgtgtaaGGAGTCAGGGACACACAGCAGTGTACTGTAACACTGTCCTCCTAATAATCAGCAACACTATGTGCTTTACTCCTTGTTGCATTCATTATTAAAATGCATCGTTGTCTCCATTAGCTGAAGggcaacatttgtttttctccttgTGAAACTTGTGCTTTGATTTCTAATCTGAGGGACAACAGCAGCACTCTTAGCCTGACGCctgacactcaaataaaatacagaaatatatttaataagATCACGATGTACGAGGTTTACACACAGTAAATCATTGTGAATCAGTCCGAGCATCCATTTTTCATTATCACCATCACCCTCTCATACGGCAAAAGCGCCAACATTTGTACCAGCGTCAGAGGGGGAGAGGAAGGCCAGCATCACAGAGTAAATGAGGACAGAGTGTCCACAAATAGCACAGAACGATGAGAGCATGAGTTACAGTGCGGGAATTCTTCTTCGGAATGGGCCGTCAAACGTTGTTATCTGAAAATGTGTCAATCAAAATATCTCTGGCGCAGATGAGGATGGTCTGACAAACTCTCGGCTACAATGCATACATTACAGGAAACGCACAGTAAAGGCAGAGACCCCCAGAAAAGCCCGTGACATGAGCGCAATTTTAGCCAAATCCGCTTATTTCGTCAGTCGCTCAAACCTAGCCACACACACTCTATTTCACCAATAATTCCTTGCTTGAATTACAATTTGATGTAGTTTGAATTACTGTCACATTATGttatgttacacacacacacacacacacacacacacacacgcctactgatggaaaaaagcaaataaagcgAGAAACAAGTGTTCACATGCAAGGCCTGTGCTAAGTGTATGTACACGAGGAAATGAAAGGACACTTTGATTTTCACCGCTCAAACTTAGGTGACCTCCGCTTCTTAGAAATGTAACGTCACTGTAAATGAGTTATCATGAAATATTCCAGTCTATATTTGCTATTTGATCAACTGACAACGATCAGCCTGACATGCGTCATCCTAGACACAGGGCGAGGGAATGGAGATGTAATTGCCATTTTGGTGGAGGTCCGTAGGATTCTGCTAATCCAGGGCGATGTCGTAACGGACCTCAAGTGTGTTACAGCAAGGTTGGGAACATCAGGAAGTCCCCCAGAGAGCTGAGGTGGCCTTATGCGCGCGTCGTCCCAGTTATTCTGGGAGAGACAGGAGCAGAGACGAGACGCTGCACTCTGAGAGTAATATCTGAGAGCAATTTGCAATGTTCTGTGCATCCCTggagttattttgtgattacgTTACTCTAGGTGTGCTCACTTTCCAGCAACCAATCTAGTGGACTTCCTGCTTTTTTAGGTCACACACATCCTATTTTTATCTGGACAGTGCCGTCTGTGACATTGGTGTTTCATTATTTGTCCCGTATTTTGACTGAGTCTGGTTTTGAAGTGGTGTCACTTCATGCCCTGCGCTACAATGTCAGTTTTTATTGCAGTCTGTCAGTTGTGCTGACAGACTGCATCGCATGTTGCTCCCGAGCAGAGACCCTCATCA is a window of Siniperca chuatsi isolate FFG_IHB_CAS linkage group LG20, ASM2008510v1, whole genome shotgun sequence DNA encoding:
- the LOC122867995 gene encoding dexamethasone-induced Ras-related protein 1-like; protein product: MIKKMSPSDSDFDIPAKNCYRMVILGSTKVGKTAIVSRFLNGRFDEQYTPTIEDFHRKLYSIKGDVYQLDILDTSGNHPFPAMRRLSILTGDVFILVFSLDNRDSFQEVQRLKRQIFETKSCLKNKIKENIDVPLVICGNKGDRGFHREVQQEEIEQLVAGDEKCAYFEISAKRNENVDKMFQTLFTLAKLPHEMSPDLHRKVSVQYCDMLHRKSLKNKKMKDIGEAYGIVTPCARRPSVHSDLMYIKEKAIGGGQGKDKERCVIS